The Vespa velutina chromosome 4, iVesVel2.1, whole genome shotgun sequence genome has a window encoding:
- the LOC124948898 gene encoding uncharacterized protein LOC124948898 isoform X5, with protein sequence MFPSGQAEDMCSAGHCVPHQKFAMTLVEQSVCGACGATSEPLPFTQMVHYVSASALTSQARQTQANSRTSPDLFGQLLRRAGGMGDIRDCPSSCGAKIQICRTLINRPEIVSVGVVWDSERPSLDHIMDVFATVGTSLRLTDVFHSVVDSSWGASTIHNLVGVVTYYGKHYSTFFFHTKLKVWIYFDDATVKEIGPRWEQVVEKCRRGRYQPLLLLYATPDGTPVNTENAPKTVTRFPSGNILKTPPKNNVRRSITPSPEKPSINSTARRAITPNPDSPPHIYAQRIYSDYQNLTDIQNNIFDNQGVDVVDGETESKYISRRTVESVMQQQKKQQMQLTRSLSAGSTPSDGISIPEHLNVPRRRDSGNWSGDRNSASSSSSTTMENPYLYFVNKVQRNSGVPKSPTSKSGELSSSSSGHYDAGYDSYSLSSTDSLPLQQGLKHNLQLAQIPEGYQPSSKDDCERLCKETDALLDKSRAAEEAGDLSTAVALCKAASNKARAAMEAPYNNDHTISTARMKHNTCVMKTRSLHRRMLQEQTSANGEKEEGAVEGRHSRENSKSGQHSRQSSRDKGNHSRQNSRELLVNAPVTVVEKPTTKSIEIYATLPKKKTLRSKATAVNVIEDEEYMLHDRPIQRTGLFGRTKRCDDDKKDKKRARSEERNKNISKDFSIAPSRTSPSPKGIKSIEKPKENIEVGTTRVSQQSNVNVTEQKQGKKQHKIRRKLLMGGLIKRKNRSMPDLREGQDNQASINVEGTSNTLPKQSVDDSNVGLKGNEMAQSLSGYLSEGHLEFAGNANNTLGNTSNPNLERSRLMRKSFHGSAGKVLHVAKVPPPPPVRTTSQLSKSKCSGEVHSDQQADKSTYSSSDGQCSSNSGTGSQDQNNSYWNHMNSGNSSNSSNRNSNYADYSTESHSLPFIPSYGIEQSGHSANVQTNYNNKPRIQDDVVQYANGILYEPTYVITRADVHSEQSPIKQQGSLDSLPPYPENGNVSHSRQPSEEFPPPPYPSIHSVSHSRQASEDFPPPPPPIDETNIGQENQQQSLQQQFVSSQQRQHRLETQQISTLFAQLQMKNEQILASDSKDLKTSEEQEKEEKSSSETWLKELQAKQAEKRMKKQASLEQDIPKIRSPSVNTNQMSSIARRTSDLMMNSLGYDTVGRDVTDCPRVVSSVKDMAARFEQNKLQISSKVEPESKNLIKQPNSNSVATPAIDTSHEHQQVEETRLKYSSDSLNAFPKVNNFTNQPIPSPSFESTTNQDTYISTMTSDNSCSVQQSGLNAAILSMSLTLPHENGLPIDYPEDDISEVAMQNTIQNKTILPNEEDIELRKVKRRIGKKKSVSFCDQVVLVATAEDDEKDSYIPNPILERVLRSAMNKPESAQVLREIRNLQEAEMNRESTPRFQQQTLPLKCEADSVPATPFQDQLRSVNPISIPENVKPTFGRQNSNDSIGSIVDKKMAGSYNTETQDISRETYPGMIMPASNPPPTSYSPQLQQQIRYSQNGYPQYLPSQSSYTQTQTSHPRNQNVPLSQTQKPASPYPTQMHGNQYIPSVSQQQKNLCQKNTYQKYYQLEQQHNQMNKQLSTSGLQQHQNGLNQRISNHNASPITVQYSQQQLSYPSNQSPSPYPNQYPHNNCQNYPYQSVPQSNRISQSLPQYQPPPNPLSSTTLSYQQKQQNVHNYQQRYDNYQRPPQKDQQNVLAPNQTYPNPLQSGQIQSNMKYPAYQHPPPPKQNKQIHFLSSSKSSSPINQTTSSMQKPSIVTSLSSRSVLCDLCRQKQVIEPAKYCSDCDFYMARFQPKN encoded by the exons ATGTTTC CCAGCGGACAAGCGGAGGACATGTGTAGTGCTGGACATTGCGTGCCACATCAAAAGTTTGCCATGACCCTCGTCGAACAAAGCGTTTGCGGTGCGTGTGGAGCCACCTCGGAGCCTTTGCCCTTTACGCAG ATGGTTCATTACGTGTCAGCATCAGCATTAACGTCACAAGCTCGTCAAACTCAAGCTAACTCACGAACGAGTCCGGATCTTTTTGGTCAACTTTTGAGAAGAGCCGGTGGAATGGGAGACATTCGTGATTGTCCA aGTTCGTGTGGTGCGAAGATCCAAATTTGTAGGACGCTCATAAATCGACCGGAAATAGTTTCCGTAGGGGTTGTCTGGGACAGTGAACGACCATCCTTAGATCATATAATGGATGTATTCGCTACGGTAGGAACATCCCTTCGGCTCACTGATGTTTTTCATAGCGTTGTTGATTCATCTTGGGGTGCCTCAACGATACATAATCTTGTTGGGGTTGTCACTTACTATGGGAAACATTActccactttcttttttcatactaAACTCAAG GTTTGGATTTATTTCGATGATGCCACAGTTAAAGAAATAGGTCCACGATGGGAACAGGTAGTTGAGAAATGTAGAAGGGGTAGATATCAACCCTTATTACTACTTTATGCAACACCTGATGGGACTCCGGTAAATACTGAAAACGCTCCGAAAACTGTCACACGATTTCCAAGTGGAAACATATTGAAAACACCACCGAAGAACAACGTTCGTAGATCCATCACACCTAGTCCAGAGAAACCTTCGATCAACAGTACAGCCAGACGTGCCATTACTCCTAATCCGGATAGTCCTCCTCATATTTACGCTCAACGAATTTACAGTGATTATCAAAATCTTACAGATATACAGAACAACATCTTTGATAATCAG gGTGTTGATGTGGTTGATGGAGAAACAGAATCAAAATACATAAGCCGTAGAACAGTTGAGAGCGTCAtgcaacaacaaaaaaagcaACAAATGCAATTAACTAGAAGTCTTAGTGCTGGCTCAACACCTTCGGATGGGATTAGTATACCGGAACATTTGAATGTGCCACGAAGACGGGACTCTGGAAATTGGTCAGGTGATAGGAATAGTGCATCTTCAAGTTCATCCACGACTATGGAAAATCCGTACTTGTATTTTGTCAATAAAGTTCAGAGAAACTCTGGAGTTCCTAAAAGTCCTACCAGTAAGTCTGGTGAATTATCCAGTAGCAGTAGTGGGCATTATGATGCTGGATATGATTCCTATTCATTGTCTTCTACGGACAGTCTTCCACTTCAACAGGGTCTTAAGCACAATCTACAG CTTGCACAAATTCCGGAAGGTTACCAACCTTCGTCAAAAGATGACTGCGAACGTCTTTGCAAGGAAACGGATGCCCTTTTGGACAAATCTCGAGCTGCCGAGGAAGCTGGAGATCTCAGCACAGCTGTAGCTTTATGCAAAGCAGCTAGTAATAAAGCCAGAGCTGCGATGGAAGCACCGTACAATAACGATCATACAATTTCGACCGCAAGAATGAAACACAATACTTGCGTGATGAAGACTAGAAGCTTGCACAGAAGAATGTTACAAGAGCAAACATCAGCtaatggagagaaagaag AAGGAGCAGTTGAGGGTAGACATTCGAGAGAAAACAGCAAGTCTGGTCAACATTCCCGACAAAGTTCACGGGACAAAGGTAATCATTCTCGACAGAATAGTCGTGAACTGTTGGTGAACGCACCAGTAACAGTTGTGGAGAAACCAACGACGAAAAGTATCGAGATTTATGCGACTCTACCGAAGAAAAAGACATTAAGAAGTAAAGCTACAGCCGTAAACGTCATTGAGGACGAGGAGTATATGCTCCATGATCGTCCAATTCAAAGAACAGGATTGTTTGGACGTACAAAACGTTGCGATGACGATAAGAAGGATAAGAAACGAGCTAGaagcgaagaaagaaacaaaaacatatCAAAAGACTTTTCCATAGCACCTTCACGCACTTCACCCTCTCCGAAAGGTATCAAATCGATTGAGAAGCCAAAGGAAAATATCGAGGTCGGTACAACCAGAGTTTCTCAACAAAGTAACGTGAACGTGACTGAACAGAAACAGGGTAAAAAACAGCATAAGATTCGTAGAAAGTTATTGATGGGTGGgctgataaaaagaaagaatagaagcATGCCTGATTTGCGAGAAGGACAGGACAATCAGGCGAGTATTAACGTGGAAGGTACCTCGAATACTTTGCCAAAGCAATCCGTGGACGATTCAAATGTTGGTTTAAAGGGTAACGAAATGGCGCAATCTTTGAGTGGTTATCTGTCCGAAGGTCATCTGGAATTCGCTGGCAATGCCAACAATACTCTTGGGAATACGAGCAATCCAAATTTGGAAAGAAGTCGATTAATGAGAAAGAGTTTCCACGGTAGTGCCGGTAAAGTGTTACATGTAGCGAAGGTACCACCCCCACCTCCTGTTAGAACCACTTCTCAGCTTAGCAAGTCTAAGTGTTCGGGTGAAGTGCATAGCGATCAACAAGCCGACAAGTCCACATATTCATCATCAGACGGGCAATGTTCATCTAACTCAGGAACAGGATCCCAAGATCAGAATAACAGCTATTGGAATCATATGAACAGTGGAAATTCGTCGAATTCATCGAATCGTAATTCTAATTATGCTGATTATTCGACGGAATCGCATTCTTTACCTTTCATTCCGTCTTATGGTATAGAACAAAGCGGACATTCTGCTAATGTTCAGACTAATTATAACAACAAGCCTAGAATTCAGGACGATGTCGTTCAATATGCTAATGGTATTCTTTATGAGCCTACCTATGTAATTACTCGTGCAGATGTACACAGCGAACAAAGTCCTATAAAACAGCAAGGTTCTTTGGATTCTCTTCCACCATATCCGGAAAATGGAAACGTTTCTCATTCAAGACAACCGAGCGAAGAATTCCCGCCCCCTCCATACCCATCTATTCATTCAGTGTCACATTCCAGACAAGCTAGCGAAGATTTTCCACCTCCACCGCCACCTATCGATGAGACTAATATTGGTCAAGAGAATCAACAGCAATCACTTCAGCAGCAGTTCGTTTCGAGTCAGCAACGTCAGCACCGATTAGAGACTCAACAGATTAGTACTCTTTTTGCACAATTGCAAATGAAGAACGAACAGATTTTAGCTTCGGattcgaaagatttaaaaacgagtgaggaacaagaaaaagaagagaaatcttCGAGCGAAACTTGGTTGAAGGAACTACAAGCTAAACAGgcagaaaagagaatgaagaagcAGGCTTCACTTGAACAGGATATACCAAAAATTAGATCTCCATCTGTCAATACAAATCAAATGTCAAGCATAGCGAGAAGAACTAGCGATTTGATGATGAATAGTCTTGGATACGATACGGTAGGTCGGGATGTTACCGATTGTCCTAGAGTAGTGTCATCTGTCAAAGACATGGCAGCAAGATTCGAACAGAACAAATTACAAATCAGCTCAAAAGTAGAGCCTGAATctaaaaatcttataaaacAACCCAATTCAAATTCTGTCGCTACTCCTGCGATCGATACGTCACACGAACATCAACAAGTAGAGGAAACGCGATTGAAATATTCTTCAGATAGTTTAAACGCTTTCcctaaagtaaataatttcacgAATCAACCAATTCCAAGTCCAAGCTTTGAATCCACGACCAATCAAGATACTTACATATCAACAATGACTTCTGATAATTCCTGCAGTGTCCAACAGAGTGGATTAAATGCAGCCATTTTATCGATGTCCTTAACATTACCACATGAGAATGGATTACCTATCGATTATCCTGAAGATGACATTAGCGAGGTCGCCATGCAAAATACTATTCAAAACAAAACTATACTACCGAACGAAGAGGATATAGAATTGAGAAAAGTTAAGAGGAGGATAGGTAAAAAGAAGAGCGTGTCGTTTTGCGATCAAGTAGTTCTTGTTGCTACAGCTGAGGATGATGAAAAAGACTCATATATACCTAATCCAATTTTGGAGAGAGTTTTACGATCTGCCATGAACAAGCCAGAATCTGCTCAAGTACTTCGTGAAATCAGGAATCTTCAGGAAGCTGAAATGAACAGGGAAAGTACACCAAGATTCCAGCAACAAACTCTTCCTCTTAAATGCGAAGCTGACAGTGTGCCGGCGACACCATTCCAGGATCAATTGAGAAGTGTCAATCCAATTTCGATTCCTGAAAATGTCAAGCCGACATTCGGCAGGCAAAATTCTAATGACTCCATTGGTTCAATAGTAGACAAAAAAATGGCTGGATCTTATAATACTGAAACACAGGATATAAGTAGAGAAACGTATCCTGGTATGATTATGCCTGCATCAAATCCACCACCAACTTCATATTCTCCACAACTTCAACAACAAATACGTTACTCTCAAAATGGATATCCACAGTATTTGCCATCACAATCTTCCTACACGCAAACTCAAACGTCGCATCCTAGAAATCAGAATGTTCCATTATCACAAACACAGAAGCCAGCTAGTCCTTATCCAACACAGATGCATGGTAATCAATACATACCGTCCGTGTCTCAACAGCAAAAGAATTTGTGTCAAAAAAACACTTATCAAAAGTATTATCAATTGGAACAGCAACACAATCAGATGAATAAGCAATTGTCAACAAGTGGTTTACAGCAGCATCAAAATGGTCTTAATCAGAGGATTTCCAATCACAATGCCAGTCCGATAACTGTTCAGTATTCTCAGCAACAATTGAGCTATCCCTCGAATCAATCGCCAAGTCCTTATCCGAATCAATATCCTCATAATAATTGTCAGAATTATCCTTATCAATCAGTGCCTCAATCAAATAGGATCAGTCAATCATTACCTCAGTATCAACCACCACCTAATCCATTATCATCGACGACGTTGTCTTATCAACAGAAACAACAGAACGTTCATAATTATCAACAGAGGTATGACAATTATCAAAGACCACCGCAGAAGGATCAACAAAACGTTTTAGCACCTAATCAAACTTATCCTAATCCTTTACAGAGTGGACAAATCCAATCGAATATGAAATATCCAGCTTATCAACACCCACCTCCTCCTAAACAGAACAAACaaatccattttctttctagttCGAAAAGTAGCTCACCGATTAACCAAACAACGTCTTCCATGCAGAAACCAAGCATAGTTACTTCGTTATCGTCTAGGAGCGTACTTTGCGATCTCTGTCGACAAAAACAAGTGATCGAACCTGCGAAATATTGTTCCGATTGTGATTTCTACATGGCTCGTTTCCAGCCAAAAAATTGA
- the LOC124948898 gene encoding uncharacterized protein LOC124948898 isoform X1 — protein sequence MPIIMGLQQQTTSQDTVDFPDYLKPSTQYHQIHGNLSQNEQKSSHRDHNTSFTSTKGLLNGPGQNNCFLNSAVQVLWHLDIFRRSFRELSGHACMPESCIFCALKELFSELQSSQKSALPPDTLRRALAESFLDQQRFQLGFMDDAAECFENILLRIHLHIASGQAEDMCSAGHCVPHQKFAMTLVEQSVCGACGATSEPLPFTQMVHYVSASALTSQARQTQANSRTSPDLFGQLLRRAGGMGDIRDCPSSCGAKIQICRTLINRPEIVSVGVVWDSERPSLDHIMDVFATVGTSLRLTDVFHSVVDSSWGASTIHNLVGVVTYYGKHYSTFFFHTKLKVWIYFDDATVKEIGPRWEQVVEKCRRGRYQPLLLLYATPDGTPVNTENAPKTVTRFPSGNILKTPPKNNVRRSITPSPEKPSINSTARRAITPNPDSPPHIYAQRIYSDYQNLTDIQNNIFDNQGVDVVDGETESKYISRRTVESVMQQQKKQQMQLTRSLSAGSTPSDGISIPEHLNVPRRRDSGNWSGDRNSASSSSSTTMENPYLYFVNKVQRNSGVPKSPTSKSGELSSSSSGHYDAGYDSYSLSSTDSLPLQQGLKHNLQLAQIPEGYQPSSKDDCERLCKETDALLDKSRAAEEAGDLSTAVALCKAASNKARAAMEAPYNNDHTISTARMKHNTCVMKTRSLHRRMLQEQTSANGEKEEGAVEGRHSRENSKSGQHSRQSSRDKGNHSRQNSRELLVNAPVTVVEKPTTKSIEIYATLPKKKTLRSKATAVNVIEDEEYMLHDRPIQRTGLFGRTKRCDDDKKDKKRARSEERNKNISKDFSIAPSRTSPSPKGIKSIEKPKENIEVGTTRVSQQSNVNVTEQKQGKKQHKIRRKLLMGGLIKRKNRSMPDLREGQDNQASINVEGTSNTLPKQSVDDSNVGLKGNEMAQSLSGYLSEGHLEFAGNANNTLGNTSNPNLERSRLMRKSFHGSAGKVLHVAKVPPPPPVRTTSQLSKSKCSGEVHSDQQADKSTYSSSDGQCSSNSGTGSQDQNNSYWNHMNSGNSSNSSNRNSNYADYSTESHSLPFIPSYGIEQSGHSANVQTNYNNKPRIQDDVVQYANGILYEPTYVITRADVHSEQSPIKQQGSLDSLPPYPENGNVSHSRQPSEEFPPPPYPSIHSVSHSRQASEDFPPPPPPIDETNIGQENQQQSLQQQFVSSQQRQHRLETQQISTLFAQLQMKNEQILASDSKDLKTSEEQEKEEKSSSETWLKELQAKQAEKRMKKQASLEQDIPKIRSPSVNTNQMSSIARRTSDLMMNSLGYDTVGRDVTDCPRVVSSVKDMAARFEQNKLQISSKVEPESKNLIKQPNSNSVATPAIDTSHEHQQVEETRLKYSSDSLNAFPKVNNFTNQPIPSPSFESTTNQDTYISTMTSDNSCSVQQSGLNAAILSMSLTLPHENGLPIDYPEDDISEVAMQNTIQNKTILPNEEDIELRKVKRRIGKKKSVSFCDQVVLVATAEDDEKDSYIPNPILERVLRSAMNKPESAQVLREIRNLQEAEMNRESTPRFQQQTLPLKCEADSVPATPFQDQLRSVNPISIPENVKPTFGRQNSNDSIGSIVDKKMAGSYNTETQDISRETYPGMIMPASNPPPTSYSPQLQQQIRYSQNGYPQYLPSQSSYTQTQTSHPRNQNVPLSQTQKPASPYPTQMHGNQYIPSVSQQQKNLCQKNTYQKYYQLEQQHNQMNKQLSTSGLQQHQNGLNQRISNHNASPITVQYSQQQLSYPSNQSPSPYPNQYPHNNCQNYPYQSVPQSNRISQSLPQYQPPPNPLSSTTLSYQQKQQNVHNYQQRYDNYQRPPQKDQQNVLAPNQTYPNPLQSGQIQSNMKYPAYQHPPPPKQNKQIHFLSSSKSSSPINQTTSSMQKPSIVTSLSSRSVLCDLCRQKQVIEPAKYCSDCDFYMARFQPKN from the exons GAGCTGTTCTCGGAGTTGCAGTCCTCACAAAAAAGTGCCTTGCCACCCGACACGTTACGTCGCGCCCTCGCCGAGAGCTTTCTCGATCAGCAGAGGTTTCAGCTTGGATTTATGGACGATGCTGCGGAATGTTTC gaaaatATTCTGCTACGTATTCATTTGCATATAGCCAGCGGACAAGCGGAGGACATGTGTAGTGCTGGACATTGCGTGCCACATCAAAAGTTTGCCATGACCCTCGTCGAACAAAGCGTTTGCGGTGCGTGTGGAGCCACCTCGGAGCCTTTGCCCTTTACGCAG ATGGTTCATTACGTGTCAGCATCAGCATTAACGTCACAAGCTCGTCAAACTCAAGCTAACTCACGAACGAGTCCGGATCTTTTTGGTCAACTTTTGAGAAGAGCCGGTGGAATGGGAGACATTCGTGATTGTCCA aGTTCGTGTGGTGCGAAGATCCAAATTTGTAGGACGCTCATAAATCGACCGGAAATAGTTTCCGTAGGGGTTGTCTGGGACAGTGAACGACCATCCTTAGATCATATAATGGATGTATTCGCTACGGTAGGAACATCCCTTCGGCTCACTGATGTTTTTCATAGCGTTGTTGATTCATCTTGGGGTGCCTCAACGATACATAATCTTGTTGGGGTTGTCACTTACTATGGGAAACATTActccactttcttttttcatactaAACTCAAG GTTTGGATTTATTTCGATGATGCCACAGTTAAAGAAATAGGTCCACGATGGGAACAGGTAGTTGAGAAATGTAGAAGGGGTAGATATCAACCCTTATTACTACTTTATGCAACACCTGATGGGACTCCGGTAAATACTGAAAACGCTCCGAAAACTGTCACACGATTTCCAAGTGGAAACATATTGAAAACACCACCGAAGAACAACGTTCGTAGATCCATCACACCTAGTCCAGAGAAACCTTCGATCAACAGTACAGCCAGACGTGCCATTACTCCTAATCCGGATAGTCCTCCTCATATTTACGCTCAACGAATTTACAGTGATTATCAAAATCTTACAGATATACAGAACAACATCTTTGATAATCAG gGTGTTGATGTGGTTGATGGAGAAACAGAATCAAAATACATAAGCCGTAGAACAGTTGAGAGCGTCAtgcaacaacaaaaaaagcaACAAATGCAATTAACTAGAAGTCTTAGTGCTGGCTCAACACCTTCGGATGGGATTAGTATACCGGAACATTTGAATGTGCCACGAAGACGGGACTCTGGAAATTGGTCAGGTGATAGGAATAGTGCATCTTCAAGTTCATCCACGACTATGGAAAATCCGTACTTGTATTTTGTCAATAAAGTTCAGAGAAACTCTGGAGTTCCTAAAAGTCCTACCAGTAAGTCTGGTGAATTATCCAGTAGCAGTAGTGGGCATTATGATGCTGGATATGATTCCTATTCATTGTCTTCTACGGACAGTCTTCCACTTCAACAGGGTCTTAAGCACAATCTACAG CTTGCACAAATTCCGGAAGGTTACCAACCTTCGTCAAAAGATGACTGCGAACGTCTTTGCAAGGAAACGGATGCCCTTTTGGACAAATCTCGAGCTGCCGAGGAAGCTGGAGATCTCAGCACAGCTGTAGCTTTATGCAAAGCAGCTAGTAATAAAGCCAGAGCTGCGATGGAAGCACCGTACAATAACGATCATACAATTTCGACCGCAAGAATGAAACACAATACTTGCGTGATGAAGACTAGAAGCTTGCACAGAAGAATGTTACAAGAGCAAACATCAGCtaatggagagaaagaag AAGGAGCAGTTGAGGGTAGACATTCGAGAGAAAACAGCAAGTCTGGTCAACATTCCCGACAAAGTTCACGGGACAAAGGTAATCATTCTCGACAGAATAGTCGTGAACTGTTGGTGAACGCACCAGTAACAGTTGTGGAGAAACCAACGACGAAAAGTATCGAGATTTATGCGACTCTACCGAAGAAAAAGACATTAAGAAGTAAAGCTACAGCCGTAAACGTCATTGAGGACGAGGAGTATATGCTCCATGATCGTCCAATTCAAAGAACAGGATTGTTTGGACGTACAAAACGTTGCGATGACGATAAGAAGGATAAGAAACGAGCTAGaagcgaagaaagaaacaaaaacatatCAAAAGACTTTTCCATAGCACCTTCACGCACTTCACCCTCTCCGAAAGGTATCAAATCGATTGAGAAGCCAAAGGAAAATATCGAGGTCGGTACAACCAGAGTTTCTCAACAAAGTAACGTGAACGTGACTGAACAGAAACAGGGTAAAAAACAGCATAAGATTCGTAGAAAGTTATTGATGGGTGGgctgataaaaagaaagaatagaagcATGCCTGATTTGCGAGAAGGACAGGACAATCAGGCGAGTATTAACGTGGAAGGTACCTCGAATACTTTGCCAAAGCAATCCGTGGACGATTCAAATGTTGGTTTAAAGGGTAACGAAATGGCGCAATCTTTGAGTGGTTATCTGTCCGAAGGTCATCTGGAATTCGCTGGCAATGCCAACAATACTCTTGGGAATACGAGCAATCCAAATTTGGAAAGAAGTCGATTAATGAGAAAGAGTTTCCACGGTAGTGCCGGTAAAGTGTTACATGTAGCGAAGGTACCACCCCCACCTCCTGTTAGAACCACTTCTCAGCTTAGCAAGTCTAAGTGTTCGGGTGAAGTGCATAGCGATCAACAAGCCGACAAGTCCACATATTCATCATCAGACGGGCAATGTTCATCTAACTCAGGAACAGGATCCCAAGATCAGAATAACAGCTATTGGAATCATATGAACAGTGGAAATTCGTCGAATTCATCGAATCGTAATTCTAATTATGCTGATTATTCGACGGAATCGCATTCTTTACCTTTCATTCCGTCTTATGGTATAGAACAAAGCGGACATTCTGCTAATGTTCAGACTAATTATAACAACAAGCCTAGAATTCAGGACGATGTCGTTCAATATGCTAATGGTATTCTTTATGAGCCTACCTATGTAATTACTCGTGCAGATGTACACAGCGAACAAAGTCCTATAAAACAGCAAGGTTCTTTGGATTCTCTTCCACCATATCCGGAAAATGGAAACGTTTCTCATTCAAGACAACCGAGCGAAGAATTCCCGCCCCCTCCATACCCATCTATTCATTCAGTGTCACATTCCAGACAAGCTAGCGAAGATTTTCCACCTCCACCGCCACCTATCGATGAGACTAATATTGGTCAAGAGAATCAACAGCAATCACTTCAGCAGCAGTTCGTTTCGAGTCAGCAACGTCAGCACCGATTAGAGACTCAACAGATTAGTACTCTTTTTGCACAATTGCAAATGAAGAACGAACAGATTTTAGCTTCGGattcgaaagatttaaaaacgagtgaggaacaagaaaaagaagagaaatcttCGAGCGAAACTTGGTTGAAGGAACTACAAGCTAAACAGgcagaaaagagaatgaagaagcAGGCTTCACTTGAACAGGATATACCAAAAATTAGATCTCCATCTGTCAATACAAATCAAATGTCAAGCATAGCGAGAAGAACTAGCGATTTGATGATGAATAGTCTTGGATACGATACGGTAGGTCGGGATGTTACCGATTGTCCTAGAGTAGTGTCATCTGTCAAAGACATGGCAGCAAGATTCGAACAGAACAAATTACAAATCAGCTCAAAAGTAGAGCCTGAATctaaaaatcttataaaacAACCCAATTCAAATTCTGTCGCTACTCCTGCGATCGATACGTCACACGAACATCAACAAGTAGAGGAAACGCGATTGAAATATTCTTCAGATAGTTTAAACGCTTTCcctaaagtaaataatttcacgAATCAACCAATTCCAAGTCCAAGCTTTGAATCCACGACCAATCAAGATACTTACATATCAACAATGACTTCTGATAATTCCTGCAGTGTCCAACAGAGTGGATTAAATGCAGCCATTTTATCGATGTCCTTAACATTACCACATGAGAATGGATTACCTATCGATTATCCTGAAGATGACATTAGCGAGGTCGCCATGCAAAATACTATTCAAAACAAAACTATACTACCGAACGAAGAGGATATAGAATTGAGAAAAGTTAAGAGGAGGATAGGTAAAAAGAAGAGCGTGTCGTTTTGCGATCAAGTAGTTCTTGTTGCTACAGCTGAGGATGATGAAAAAGACTCATATATACCTAATCCAATTTTGGAGAGAGTTTTACGATCTGCCATGAACAAGCCAGAATCTGCTCAAGTACTTCGTGAAATCAGGAATCTTCAGGAAGCTGAAATGAACAGGGAAAGTACACCAAGATTCCAGCAACAAACTCTTCCTCTTAAATGCGAAGCTGACAGTGTGCCGGCGACACCATTCCAGGATCAATTGAGAAGTGTCAATCCAATTTCGATTCCTGAAAATGTCAAGCCGACATTCGGCAGGCAAAATTCTAATGACTCCATTGGTTCAATAGTAGACAAAAAAATGGCTGGATCTTATAATACTGAAACACAGGATATAAGTAGAGAAACGTATCCTGGTATGATTATGCCTGCATCAAATCCACCACCAACTTCATATTCTCCACAACTTCAACAACAAATACGTTACTCTCAAAATGGATATCCACAGTATTTGCCATCACAATCTTCCTACACGCAAACTCAAACGTCGCATCCTAGAAATCAGAATGTTCCATTATCACAAACACAGAAGCCAGCTAGTCCTTATCCAACACAGATGCATGGTAATCAATACATACCGTCCGTGTCTCAACAGCAAAAGAATTTGTGTCAAAAAAACACTTATCAAAAGTATTATCAATTGGAACAGCAACACAATCAGATGAATAAGCAATTGTCAACAAGTGGTTTACAGCAGCATCAAAATGGTCTTAATCAGAGGATTTCCAATCACAATGCCAGTCCGATAACTGTTCAGTATTCTCAGCAACAATTGAGCTATCCCTCGAATCAATCGCCAAGTCCTTATCCGAATCAATATCCTCATAATAATTGTCAGAATTATCCTTATCAATCAGTGCCTCAATCAAATAGGATCAGTCAATCATTACCTCAGTATCAACCACCACCTAATCCATTATCATCGACGACGTTGTCTTATCAACAGAAACAACAGAACGTTCATAATTATCAACAGAGGTATGACAATTATCAAAGACCACCGCAGAAGGATCAACAAAACGTTTTAGCACCTAATCAAACTTATCCTAATCCTTTACAGAGTGGACAAATCCAATCGAATATGAAATATCCAGCTTATCAACACCCACCTCCTCCTAAACAGAACAAACaaatccattttctttctagttCGAAAAGTAGCTCACCGATTAACCAAACAACGTCTTCCATGCAGAAACCAAGCATAGTTACTTCGTTATCGTCTAGGAGCGTACTTTGCGATCTCTGTCGACAAAAACAAGTGATCGAACCTGCGAAATATTGTTCCGATTGTGATTTCTACATGGCTCGTTTCCAGCCAAAAAATTGA